From the Theobroma cacao cultivar B97-61/B2 chromosome 2, Criollo_cocoa_genome_V2, whole genome shotgun sequence genome, one window contains:
- the LOC18607906 gene encoding uncharacterized protein LOC18607906, with protein MADDLCFFIKDSFILKAPKKSPLLLRMVVLLVVMVCGVYICSICLKQISTGSTTEFLNIGVIQKPCPEPNIQPWEISYVHYPNPKTYSRAECACHPVRYFAIMSMQRSGSGWFETLLNNHTNISSNGEIFSVKVRRSNVSSIFETLDKVYNLDWLSSASKNECTAAVGLKWMLNQGLMQHHKEIVEYFNTRGVSAIFLFRRNLLRRMISILANSYDRDAKLLNGTHKSHVHSPHEAEILARYKPAVNATLLVPNLRQVEETTKKALEYFKSTRHIILYYEDVVKNRTKLVEVQEFLKVPRMELRSRQVKIHKGSLSNHIQNWDDVQKAIKGTQYENYLYGDYRK; from the exons ATGGCCGACGATCTCTGTTTCTTCATTAAg GATTCTTTCATCCTAAAGGCGCCAAAGAAGTCTCCACTGTTGTTGAGGATGGTTGTATTGTTGGTTGTAATGGTTTGTGGTGTGTATATATGCTCGATTTGTCTGAAGCAGATAAGCACTGGCAGCACCACTGAGTTTTTGAATATTGGGGTGATTCAAAAGCCGTGTCCTGAACCTAATATTCAGCCATGGGAAATTTCTTACGTACACTATCCAAACCCCAAAACTTATAGCAG GGCTGAATGTGCATGCCATCCTGTCCGGTATTTTGCCATAATGTCAATGCAGAGATCTGGGAGTGGATGGTTTGAGACGTTATTGAACAATCATACTAACATAAGCTCAAATGGGGAGATATTTTCTGTCAAAGTTAGGAGGAGTAATGTGTCTTCGATTTTTGAGACTCTGGACAAAGTTTATAATTTAGACTGGTTGAGTAGTGCCTCAAAAAATGAGTGCACCGCTGCAGTTGGCTTGAAGTGGATGCTTAATCAG GGCTTGATGCAGCATCATAAAGAAATAGTGGAATACTTTAATACTCGGGGTGTTTCAGCCATTTTTCTCTTTAGAAGGAATCTGTTGCGCAGGATGATTTCAATACTAGCAAATTCTTATGATCGGGATGCTAAGCTATTAAATGGAACCCACAAGTCTCATGTTCATTCACCTCATGAG GCTGAGATACTTGCTAGGTACAAGCCTGCAGTCAATGCAACCTTGCTTGTTCCAAATCTAAGGCAGGTGGAAGAGACAACTAAAAAGGCTTTGGAGTACTTCAAAAGCACCCGGCACATCATTCTTTACTATGAGGATGTAGTAAAGAACCGTACt AAATTAGTAGAGGTTCAAGAATTCCTAAAGGTTCCAAGGATGGAGTTAAGGAGTCGTCAGGTAAAGATACACAAGGGATCATTGTCCAATCACATTCAGAATTGGGATGATGTACAAAAGGCAATCAAAGGAACGCAGTATGAAAATTACCTTTATGGAGATTACAGGAAGTGA
- the LOC18607907 gene encoding 2-hydroxyisoflavanone dehydratase: MDSFTDNEIIRDCPPFFKVYKDGRVERYTVTTPAPEGIDPKTGVQSKDVVVSPGVKARIFMPQTRSPGKKLPLLVHYHGGGFSIGSALDTVTQKLLTPLVVQANIIAISIDYRLAPEYLLPIAYDDSWAGLQWVASHANGQGPEPWLNENADLGRVFLMGESAGATIAHYVAVQAGATKLVGLKIIGTLIVHPFFGSKEPDDIYKYVCPTSPGFDQDPKLNPAVDPNLKQMASDRVIVMVAEKDGLRSRGELYYETLVKSGWGGSVEFDESKGEDHCFHVLHDNGKAEVLKKKIVDFIKKD, encoded by the coding sequence ATGGATTCATTCACCGACAATGAGATAATCCGTGATTGTCCGCCTTTCTTCAAAGTATACAAAGATGGGCGTGTAGAGAGGTACACAGTCACGACGCCTGCTCCCGAAGGCATAGACCCAAAGACCGGAGTCCAATCTAAAGATGTGGTGGTTTCACCAGGCGTCAAGGCCAGGATTTTCATGCCACAAACCAGAAGCCCGGGTAAGAAGCTTCCCCTCCTTGTCCACTACCATGGCGGTGGATTTTCCATAGGATCGGCCCTCGACACTGTCACCCAAAAGTTGCTCACGCCACTAGTAGTACAAGCCAATATCATCGCCATTTCGATTGATTACAGGTTAGCCCCCGAGTACCTTCTACCAATTGCGTACGATGATTCATGGGCTGGGCTACAATGGGTTGCTTCTCATGCAAATGGACAAGGGCCCGAACCGTGGCTTAATGAGAATGCAGATCTGGGGCGGGTTTTCTTGATGGGTGAAAGTGCCGGAGCCACCATTGCTCACTATGTTGCAGTCCAAGCTGGTGCTACCAAACTGGttggcttaaaaatcataGGGACCCTTATTGTACATCCATTTTTCGGCAGTAAAGAGCCTGATGACATATACAAGTACGTTTGCCCAACAAGTCCCGGCTTCGACCAAGACCCGAAACTGAACCCGGCTGTGGATCCGAACCTGAAGCAAATGGCATCTGATAGGGTAATCGTCATGGTAGCAGAGAAAGATGGATTGAGAAGTAGAGGAGAGCTTTACTATGAAACTTTGGTCAAGAGTGGGTGGGGAGGAAGTGTTGAATTTGATGAGTCAAAAGGAGAGGATCATTGCTTCCATGTTTTACATGACAATGGCAAGGCTGAGGtcttgaagaaaaagatagtTGATTTTATAAAGAAAGATTAA
- the LOC18607908 gene encoding probable carboxylesterase 5 has protein sequence MASNTTEIAREFVNSFPLFRVYKDGRIERLRETETVPPSNDPQTGVQSKDTIVSPESSLSARLFLPKITDPTAKIPLVIYIHGGAFCIESPFSPLYHNYLTSLVNKANVIAVAIQYRKAPEYPLPIAYDDAWTAIKWVASHANRDGPEPWLNDHADFERVFFAGDSAGANIAHNMTMKAGADGLIGVKLVGMLLMNPFFRNNEPDELIEYIFPSSSGCNDPRMNPASAIKELAGLACSRVLVCVSEKDFLKDRGVTYYEAVRKSGWDGVIDIVETPGEKHVFYLFDPSSQKAMDLMDQVSSFLNR, from the coding sequence ATGGCTTCAAACACCACAGAAATAGCCCGTGAGTTCGTCAATTCATTTCCGCTATTCCGAGTTTACAAAGATGGCCGCATCGAGAGACTCCGTGAAACAGAAACAGTACCACCTTCCAATGACCCTCAAACTGGTGTTCAATCCAAGGACACAATAGTCTCACCAGAATCAAGCCTATCGGCTCGCCTTTTTCTCCCCAAAATCACAGATCCTACTGCGAAAATTCCTCTCGTCATCTACATCCATGGTGGCGCGTTTTGCATCGAGTCCCCTTTCTCCCCTCTCTACCATAACTACCTCACTTCCCTTGTAAACAAAGCAAATGTGATAGCAGTGGCCATCCAGTACAGAAAAGCCCCAGAGTACCCTCTCCCTATTGCATATGATGACGCATGGACAGCAATCAAGTGGGTCGCTTCACATGCTAACCGAGATGGCCCTGAGCCCTGGCTCAATGATCATGCTGATTTTGAGAGAGTGTTCTTCGCTGGCGATAGTGCCGGGGCTAATATTGCACATAACATGACAATGAAAGCTGGAGCCGATGGCCTGATTGGCGTCAAACTTGTTGGTATGCTTTTGATGAACCCGTTTTTCAGGAACAATGAGCCTGATGAGCTGATAGAGTACATTTTCCCTTCAAGCAGTGGTTGCAATGATCCTAGGATGAATCCAGCTAGTGCCATTAAGGAATTGGCTGGCCTGGCCTGCAGCAGGGTGCTGGTTTGTGTTTCAGAGAAAGATTTCTTGAAAGACAGGGGCGTAACTTACTACGAAGCAGTAAGAAAGAGTGGATGGGATGGGGTGATAGACATTGTAGAGACTCCAGGAGAGAAGCatgtgttttatttatttgaccCATCTAGCCAGAAGGCTATGGATTTGATGGATCAAGTATCTTCCTTCCTGAATCGTTGA
- the LOC18607909 gene encoding probable carboxylesterase 12 gives MESTTSEIAIDCAPLLRVYKDGRVERLLGTQTVPPGLDPKTNVESKDVVFSQETGQYVRLYIPKAIRSSSQKLPLLVYFHGGGFCIETASSPTYHNYLNSLVSEANIVAVSVDYRRAPEHPIPVAYDDSWAALKWVASHFGGNGPEEWLNCHADFDKVYLSGDSAGANIAHHIAIKIGKEKLDGVNLAGIVLAHPYFWGKEPVGDEIQDPAVRAKLEQIWRLASPTTSGSDDPWINPVDDQSLESLGCTRVLVCVAEKDLLRHRGWYYYEKLKKSGWGGEAEIMEAQGEEHVFHLAKPTCENAVAKLNKVAAFMNQDKA, from the coding sequence ATGGAGTCCACCACGTCAGAAATAGCCATCGATTGCGCTCCTTTGCTTCGTGTATACAAAGATGGTCGTGTCGAGCGGCTTTTAGGCACTCAGACCGTCCCTCCAGGCCTTGATCCCAAGACAAACGTCGAATCCAAAGACGTTGTTTTTTCACAAGAAACTGGCCAATACGTTAGGCTTTACATCCCAAAAGCCATCAGATCCTCCAGCCAGAAACTTCCTCTTCTGGTGTATTTTCATGGTGGAGGCTTTTGCATAGAGACTGCCTCTTCTCCTACGTACCATAATTACTTAAACTCCTTAGTTTCAGAAGCTAACATCGTTGCTGTTTCTGTTGATTACAGAAGAGCCCCCGAGCACCCTATCCCTGTTGCTTACGACGATTCATGGGCTGCCCTTAAATGGGTAGCTTCCCATTTTGGTGGAAATGGTCCTGAAGAGTGGTTGAATTGCCATGCTGATTTTGATAAAGTTTATTTATCAGGGGATAGCGCTGGTGCTAATATAGCGCACCACATCGCCATTAAAATTGGCAAAGAAAAGCTGGATGGTGTTAATCTCGCTGGTATTGTCTTAGCACATCCATATTTTTGGGGCAAAGAACCTGTTGGGGATGAGATTCAGGATCCAGCTGTAAGGGCAAAACTAGAACAGATTTGGCGTTTGGCCTCTCCGACGACGAGTGGTTCCGATGATCCATGGATCAATCCTGTCGATGATCAAAGCTTGGAGAGCCTGGGGTGCACCAGGGTGCTTGTTTGTGTTGCTGAGAAAGATTTATTGAGACATAGGGGCTGGTACTACTACGAGAAGTTGAAGAAGAGTGGGTGGGGAGGAGAAGCGGAGATTATGGAGGCACAAGGAGAGGAGCATGTGTTTCATTTGGCCAAGCCCACTTGCGAAAACGCTGTGGCTAAGCTGAACAAGGTTGCCGCTTTCATGAACCAGGATAAGGCTTGA
- the LOC18607911 gene encoding probable carboxylesterase 12 produces the protein MSSGDSEIAHEFRPYFRAYKDGRVERFFGSDIVPASIDPQDGVSSKDVTIVPETSVSARIFIPSSVKPSQKLPLVVYFHGGGFFMGSSFCSEYHNYVTSLVSEANVVAVSVDYRLAPEHLIPIAYEDSWAALRWVASHCSGEGPEAWLKDYANFERVFLVGDSAGGNIVHNMAVQASTEDLSGVKLLGICLIQPFFGRKDGHVDKCWLFVSPTSRFDDPRINPAVDSRLSRLGCGRVLTFLAEKDNLRERGLFFCETLKSSGWGGELVIVETEGEDHAFQLLNQKSERALALMNRLVSFINQDKAASM, from the coding sequence atgaGTTCAGGAGATAGTGAAATAGCCCACGAATTCCGCCCTTATTTTCGCGCATACAAGGATGGACGAGTGGAAAGGTTCTTCGGCTCCGATATAGTTCCTGCATCAATCGATCCTCAAGATGGTGTATCCTCCAAAGACGTCACAATTGTTCCAGAGACAAGCGTGTCAGCGCGTATTTTCATCCCGAGTTCCGTTAAACCAAGCCAAAAGCTCCCCCTGGTTGTCTATTTCCATGGTGGAGGCTTCTTCATGGGTTCATCATTCTGTTCCGAATATCACAATTATGTTACTTCTCTCGTTTCGGAGGCAAATGTTGTCGCTGTTTCTGTTGACTACAGGTTAGCCCCAGAGCATCTTATTCCCATAGCTTATGAAGATTCATGGGCTGCACTCAGATGGGTAGCTTCTCATTGCTCCGGTGAAGGCCCCGAGGCTTGGCTGAAGGATTACGCCAATTTTGAGCGAGTTTTTTTAGTTGGGGATAGTGCGGGAGGCAATATCGTGCACAACATGGCGGTCCAAGCATCAACTGAAGACCTGTCTGGGGTGAAGTTGTTAGGAATTTGCTTGATTCAACCATTTTTTGGGAGGAAAGATGGTCATGTGGACAAGTGTTGGCTGTTTGTCTCTCCAACAAGTAGGTTCGATGATCCTAGGATAAACCCGGCAGTAGATTCAAGGTTGTCCAGGCTGGGGTGTGGCAGGGTGCTAACTTTTCTTGCAGAGAAAGATAATTTGAGAGAGAGGGGGCTGTTCTTTTGTGAGACGTTGAAGAGCAGTGGCTGGGGTGGAGAGTTGGTGATTGTGGAGACTGAAGGGGAGGATCATGCTTTTCAATTGCTCAATCAAAAATCGGAGAGGGCTTTAGCCCTTATGAATAGGCTTGTATCTTTTATTAATCAAGACAAGGCTGCTTCCATGTGA